Proteins from a genomic interval of Kitasatospora herbaricolor:
- a CDS encoding DUF3097 domain-containing protein — protein MRSRSYGPDLTPPWKRQQPAPEVPAERGLVVEEAATGFCGAVVRCEKTAEGLTVTLEDRFGKHRVFPMGARGFLLEGRVVTLVRPAGAAPAPAKGPGRTASGSVAVPGARARVARESRIYVEGRHDAELVERVWGDDLRIEGVVVEYLEGIDDLPAIVAEFSPGPGRRLGVLVDHLLPGTKEHRIAGQVTGSSVLVVGHPYIDVWEAVKPASVGIPGWPQVPRGESWKEGVCRRLGWPVDTPAAWKRILASVNSYRDLDPALLGRVEELIDFVTLTED, from the coding sequence ATGCGCAGCAGGAGTTACGGCCCGGACCTGACCCCGCCGTGGAAGCGGCAGCAGCCCGCCCCGGAGGTGCCCGCCGAGCGGGGCCTCGTGGTGGAGGAGGCGGCCACCGGCTTCTGCGGGGCGGTGGTGCGGTGCGAGAAGACGGCGGAGGGGCTGACGGTCACCCTGGAGGACCGCTTCGGCAAGCACCGGGTGTTCCCGATGGGCGCGCGCGGCTTCCTGCTGGAGGGCCGGGTGGTCACCCTGGTCCGGCCGGCCGGCGCGGCACCCGCGCCGGCGAAAGGGCCGGGCCGGACGGCCTCCGGCTCGGTGGCCGTGCCCGGGGCCCGGGCCCGGGTCGCCCGCGAGTCGCGGATCTACGTGGAGGGCCGGCACGACGCCGAGCTGGTCGAACGGGTCTGGGGCGACGACCTGCGGATCGAGGGCGTGGTGGTGGAGTACCTGGAGGGCATCGACGACCTGCCCGCGATCGTGGCCGAGTTCTCCCCCGGCCCGGGCCGGCGCCTGGGCGTGCTGGTCGACCACCTGCTGCCGGGCACCAAGGAGCACCGGATCGCCGGCCAGGTCACCGGCTCCTCGGTGCTCGTCGTCGGCCACCCGTACATCGACGTCTGGGAGGCCGTGAAGCCCGCCAGCGTCGGCATCCCCGGCTGGCCGCAGGTGCCGCGCGGGGAGTCCTGGAAGGAGGGCGTCTGCCGCCGGCTCGGCTGGCCGGTGGACACCCCCGCCGCCTGGAAGCGGATCCTCGCCTCGGTGAACTCCTACCGGGACCTCGACCCGGCCCTGCTGGGCCGGGTCGAGGAACTGATCGACTTCGTGACGCTCACGGAGGACTGA
- the hemW gene encoding radical SAM family heme chaperone HemW gives MPSALPDGEPVPSDGSLPAHALDGLGERPFGFYVHVPYCATRCGYCDFNTYTATELRSSGTVASQETYADNLVAEIRLARTVLGDADIPVRTVFLGGGTPTLLPARDLVRMLAAIREEFGLAPGAEVTTEANPESVDPAYLAELREGGFNRISFGMQSARPHVLELLDRHHTPGRPEACVAEAREAGFEHVNLDLIYGTPGESDDDWRASLDAAVGAGPDHVSAYSLIVEDGTKLAARVKRGELPMIDDDVHADRYLIADEALGKAGFGWYEVSNWATSEAARCRHNELYWTGADWWGAGPGAHSHVGGVRWWNAKHPAAYAQALAEGRTPGQGREVLPAADRRVERILLELRLVEGCPLSLLAPAGLEAAHRALDDGLLDPAAFEAGRAVLTLRGRLLADGVVRDLVD, from the coding sequence ATGCCTTCCGCACTCCCCGACGGCGAACCCGTGCCGTCCGACGGTTCCCTGCCCGCCCACGCCCTCGACGGGCTGGGAGAGCGGCCCTTCGGGTTCTACGTCCACGTGCCGTACTGCGCCACCCGCTGCGGCTACTGCGACTTCAACACCTACACCGCCACCGAGCTGCGCTCCTCGGGCACGGTCGCCTCGCAGGAGACCTACGCCGACAACCTGGTGGCGGAGATCCGGCTCGCCCGGACGGTGCTCGGCGACGCCGACATCCCGGTGCGGACGGTCTTCCTCGGCGGCGGCACCCCCACCCTGCTGCCCGCCCGTGACCTGGTGCGGATGCTCGCGGCGATCCGCGAGGAGTTCGGCCTGGCGCCCGGCGCCGAGGTCACCACCGAGGCCAACCCGGAGTCGGTCGACCCCGCCTACCTCGCCGAGCTGCGCGAGGGCGGCTTCAACCGGATCTCCTTCGGCATGCAGAGCGCCCGCCCGCACGTCCTGGAGCTGCTCGACCGCCACCACACCCCGGGCCGGCCCGAGGCCTGCGTGGCCGAGGCCCGGGAGGCCGGCTTCGAGCACGTCAACCTGGACCTGATCTACGGCACCCCCGGCGAGTCGGACGACGACTGGCGGGCCTCGCTGGACGCCGCCGTCGGCGCCGGCCCCGACCACGTCTCCGCGTACTCGCTGATCGTCGAGGACGGCACCAAGCTGGCCGCCCGGGTCAAGCGCGGCGAGCTGCCGATGATCGACGACGACGTGCACGCCGACCGCTACCTGATCGCCGACGAGGCGCTCGGCAAGGCCGGGTTCGGCTGGTACGAGGTCTCCAACTGGGCCACCTCCGAGGCCGCCCGCTGCCGCCACAACGAGCTCTACTGGACCGGCGCCGACTGGTGGGGCGCCGGCCCCGGCGCGCACAGCCACGTCGGCGGCGTCCGCTGGTGGAACGCCAAGCACCCCGCCGCGTACGCCCAGGCGCTGGCCGAGGGCCGCACGCCCGGCCAGGGCCGCGAGGTGCTCCCGGCGGCGGACCGCCGGGTCGAGCGGATCCTGCTGGAGCTGCGGCTGGTCGAGGGCTGCCCGCTCTCCCTGCTGGCCCCGGCCGGCCTGGAGGCCGCCCACCGGGCGCTCGACGACGGCCTGCTCGACCCCGCCGCCTTCGAGGCCGGCCGCGCCGTGCTGACCCTGCGGGGGCGGCTGCTGGCGGACGGCGTCGTGCGTGACCTCGTGGACTGA
- a CDS encoding AMP-dependent synthetase/ligase — protein sequence MSSAQSLIGSGSVDIVAGRPASVAHLFLDRVAATPNGEAYRYPVPVDEHAADGAPGAEQWRSLTWAQTAARVKAVAAGLMSLGIEAEDRVALSSSTRVEWIIADLGNMCAGAATTTVYPSTNADETAFILSNSGSKALFAENAAQLDKAVSQREHLPELRTVILFDAPAEIPEPAGLTVLTFAELERLGNEYLAEHADAVDKAVAAIDKEQLATLIYTSGTTGRPKGVRLVHDCWAYEGRAQEASGLLRAEDIQFMWLPLSHVFGKTLISGQIATGHVMALDGRVDRIIHNLPVIRPTLMASAPRIFEKVYNGIAGKARAEGGAKYKIFQWAAKVAREHARISQATRIATGRESVPFALGLQHALADKLVYAKIRAAFGGRMRGSVSGSAALAPEIGYFFAGAGVPILEGYGLTETSAGSCVNRAEDFRIGTVGLPLPGTEVRIAEDGEILLRGPGVMRGYHNLPEKTAEVLEPDGWFHTEDIGELTEDGFLRITDRKKDLFKTSGGKYVAPSEVEGKFKAICPFVSNILVIGNGRNYCTALIALDEAVIMPWAAEHELAGRSYAEVVSSPQVRELIEGFVQRLNTDLQRWQTVKKFTLLPRDLDIEHGELTPSLKIKRPVVEKTYADAVTQMYAGAVEA from the coding sequence TTGAGTTCCGCGCAGTCCCTGATCGGCTCCGGCAGTGTCGACATCGTCGCCGGGCGCCCCGCCTCCGTCGCACACCTCTTCCTCGACCGGGTGGCGGCGACACCCAACGGTGAGGCCTACCGCTACCCCGTGCCGGTGGACGAGCACGCCGCGGACGGCGCCCCCGGCGCCGAGCAGTGGCGCTCGCTCACCTGGGCGCAGACCGCCGCCCGGGTGAAGGCCGTGGCCGCCGGGCTGATGTCGCTCGGCATCGAGGCCGAGGACCGGGTCGCGCTCTCCTCGTCCACCCGGGTCGAGTGGATCATCGCCGACCTCGGGAACATGTGCGCCGGCGCGGCCACCACCACCGTCTACCCGAGCACCAACGCCGACGAGACGGCGTTCATCCTGTCGAACTCCGGCTCGAAGGCCCTGTTCGCCGAGAACGCGGCCCAGCTGGACAAGGCCGTCAGCCAGCGGGAGCACCTGCCGGAGCTGAGGACCGTCATCCTGTTCGACGCCCCCGCCGAGATCCCCGAGCCGGCCGGCCTGACCGTGCTCACCTTCGCGGAGCTGGAGCGGCTGGGCAACGAGTACCTGGCGGAGCACGCCGACGCCGTCGACAAGGCCGTGGCGGCCATCGACAAGGAGCAGCTGGCCACCCTCATCTACACCTCCGGCACCACCGGCCGCCCCAAGGGCGTGCGCCTGGTGCACGACTGCTGGGCGTACGAGGGCCGGGCCCAGGAGGCCAGCGGGCTGCTGCGGGCCGAGGACATCCAGTTCATGTGGCTGCCGCTGTCGCACGTCTTCGGCAAGACCCTGATCTCCGGGCAGATCGCCACCGGGCACGTGATGGCCCTGGACGGCCGGGTCGACCGGATCATCCACAACCTGCCGGTCATCCGCCCGACCCTGATGGCCTCGGCGCCGCGGATCTTCGAGAAGGTCTACAACGGCATCGCCGGCAAGGCCCGGGCCGAGGGCGGCGCCAAGTACAAGATCTTCCAGTGGGCGGCCAAGGTCGCCCGTGAGCACGCCCGGATCTCCCAGGCCACCCGGATCGCGACCGGCCGGGAGTCGGTGCCGTTCGCGCTGGGCCTGCAGCACGCGCTGGCCGACAAGCTCGTCTACGCCAAGATCCGCGCGGCCTTCGGCGGCCGGATGCGCGGCTCGGTCTCCGGCAGCGCCGCGCTGGCGCCCGAGATCGGCTACTTCTTCGCCGGGGCCGGCGTCCCGATCCTGGAGGGCTACGGCCTCACCGAGACGAGCGCCGGGTCCTGCGTGAACCGCGCGGAGGACTTCCGGATCGGCACCGTCGGCCTGCCGCTGCCGGGCACCGAGGTCCGGATCGCCGAGGACGGCGAGATCCTGCTGCGCGGCCCGGGCGTCATGCGCGGCTACCACAACCTGCCGGAGAAGACCGCGGAGGTGCTGGAGCCGGACGGCTGGTTCCACACCGAGGACATCGGCGAGCTGACCGAGGACGGCTTCCTGCGGATCACCGACCGCAAGAAGGACCTGTTCAAGACCTCCGGCGGCAAGTACGTCGCGCCCAGCGAGGTGGAGGGCAAGTTCAAGGCGATCTGCCCGTTCGTCAGCAACATCCTGGTGATCGGCAACGGCCGCAACTACTGCACGGCGCTGATCGCCCTGGACGAAGCGGTGATCATGCCGTGGGCCGCCGAGCACGAGCTGGCCGGCCGGTCCTACGCCGAGGTGGTCTCCTCGCCGCAGGTGCGCGAGCTGATCGAGGGCTTCGTGCAGCGGCTGAACACCGACCTCCAGCGCTGGCAGACGGTGAAGAAGTTCACCCTGCTCCCGCGCGACCTGGACATCGAGCACGGCGAGCTGACCCCGAGCCTCAAGATCAAGCGCCCGGTGGTCGAGAAGACCTACGCCGACGCGGTCACCCAGATGTACGCGGGGGCCGTCGAGGCCTGA
- a CDS encoding ABC transporter ATP-binding protein, giving the protein MLIRLLRAHLTPYSRPISLLVLLQLVSTIAALYLPTLNADIIDDGVVKGDTGYILQIGAVMIAVTLVQAACSIGAVYYGARTAMAVGRDIRASVFDRVQSFSARELGQFGAPSLITRTTNDVQQVQMLVLMGFNLMVAAPIMCFGGVLMALNQDVPLSALLLVVVPLLGTVVVLLVRRLRPQFRSMQKKIDTVNRVLREQITGIRVIRAFVKDGHEQERFAGANQELTDVSLRVGKLMAFMFPSVMFVVNLSSVAVMWFGAHRIDSGGMQIGALTAFLSYLMQILMSVMMATFMFMMVPRAEVCAERIEEVLGTESSVVPPTDPVTELLRRGNLELRNVEFRYPGAEAPVLRGIDILARPGETTAVIGSTGSGKSTLLGLVPRLIDATGGEVLLDGVDVRRLAPELIAETVGLVPQKPYLFSGTVAGNLRYGRPDATDEELWHALEVAQAKEFVEKFPEGLDAPIAQGGGNVSGGQRQRLAIARALVRKPGVYLFDDSFSALDYATDAKLRKALARETAEATVLIVAQRVSTIRDADRIIVLDEGAVVGVGTHHELMADNPTYREIVLSQLTEQEAT; this is encoded by the coding sequence GTGCTGATCAGACTGCTCAGGGCCCATTTGACGCCCTACTCCCGACCGATCTCCCTGCTGGTGCTGCTCCAGCTGGTCTCCACCATCGCAGCGCTCTACCTGCCGACCCTGAACGCCGACATCATCGACGACGGCGTGGTGAAGGGCGACACCGGCTACATCCTGCAGATCGGTGCGGTGATGATCGCCGTCACCCTGGTCCAGGCGGCCTGCTCGATCGGCGCGGTGTACTACGGCGCGCGCACCGCGATGGCGGTCGGCCGCGACATCCGCGCCTCGGTCTTCGACCGGGTGCAGAGCTTCTCGGCCCGCGAGCTGGGGCAGTTCGGCGCGCCCTCCCTGATCACCCGCACAACCAACGACGTCCAGCAGGTCCAGATGCTGGTCCTGATGGGCTTCAACCTGATGGTCGCCGCGCCGATCATGTGCTTCGGCGGCGTGCTGATGGCCCTCAACCAGGACGTCCCGCTGTCCGCGCTGCTGCTGGTCGTGGTGCCGCTGCTCGGCACCGTGGTCGTCCTGCTGGTGCGCCGGCTGCGGCCGCAGTTCCGCAGCATGCAGAAGAAGATCGACACCGTCAACCGGGTGCTGCGCGAGCAGATCACCGGCATCCGGGTGATCCGCGCCTTCGTGAAGGACGGCCACGAGCAGGAACGCTTCGCCGGCGCCAACCAGGAGCTGACCGACGTCTCGCTGCGGGTCGGCAAGCTGATGGCCTTCATGTTCCCCAGCGTGATGTTCGTGGTGAACCTCTCGAGCGTCGCCGTGATGTGGTTCGGCGCCCACCGGATCGACAGCGGCGGGATGCAGATCGGCGCGCTCACGGCCTTCCTCTCCTACCTGATGCAGATCCTGATGAGCGTCATGATGGCCACCTTCATGTTCATGATGGTGCCGCGCGCCGAGGTCTGCGCCGAGCGGATCGAGGAGGTGCTGGGCACCGAGTCCAGCGTCGTCCCGCCCACCGACCCGGTCACCGAGCTGCTGCGACGCGGCAACCTGGAGCTGCGCAACGTCGAGTTCCGCTACCCGGGCGCCGAAGCCCCGGTGCTGCGCGGCATCGACATCCTGGCCCGGCCCGGCGAGACCACCGCCGTGATCGGCTCCACCGGCAGCGGCAAGTCCACCCTGCTCGGCCTCGTCCCGCGGCTGATCGACGCCACCGGCGGCGAGGTGCTGCTGGACGGCGTGGACGTCCGCCGGCTGGCGCCCGAGCTGATCGCCGAAACCGTCGGACTGGTCCCGCAGAAGCCGTACCTGTTCTCCGGCACGGTGGCCGGAAACCTCCGCTACGGCCGGCCGGACGCGACCGACGAGGAGCTGTGGCACGCGCTGGAGGTCGCCCAGGCGAAGGAATTCGTGGAGAAGTTCCCCGAGGGCCTGGACGCCCCGATCGCCCAGGGCGGCGGCAACGTCTCGGGCGGCCAGCGCCAGCGCCTGGCCATCGCCCGCGCCCTCGTCCGCAAGCCCGGCGTGTACCTCTTCGACGACTCGTTCTCGGCACTCGACTACGCCACCGACGCGAAGCTGCGCAAGGCGCTCGCCCGGGAGACCGCCGAGGCGACCGTGCTGATCGTCGCGCAGCGGGTCAGCACCATCCGCGACGCCGACCGGATCATCGTCCTGGACGAGGGCGCCGTGGTCGGCGTCGGCACGCACCACGAGCTGATGGCCGACAACCCGACATACCGGGAGATCGTGCTCTCCCAGCTCACCGAGCAGGAGGCGACGTGA
- a CDS encoding ABC transporter ATP-binding protein gives MGGQGAEKSMDFKGSGKRLLNLLRPERAAIVGVLGLGVLSIGCAVVGPKVLGNATDLIFAGVVGRQAPAGETKAQVLDGLRANGQGGVADMLNSVDFTPGQGMDFGAIGTVLLWVLAIYVASALFGIVQGRIAANAIQRTVFRMRESVDAKLSRLPLSYFDKQPRGEVLSRVTNDIDNIAQSMQQTTGQVVNSTLTVVGVLAMMFWISPLLALIALISVPASIVVATKVGKRAQPQFVSQWKTTGQLNGHIEEMYTGHALVKVFGRQKESAETFREHNEALYASSFRAQFISGIIQPAMMLIGNLNYVLVAVVGGLRVASGALSIGDVQAFIQYSRQFSQPLTQVASMANLVQSGVASAERVFELLDAPEQSAEPVRPERPAELRGRVAFEDVAFRYDPEKPLIEDLSLKVEPGHTVAIVGPTGAGKTTLVNLLMRFYEVSGGTITLDGVDIAAMTREELRAGIGMVLQDTWLFGGTIAENIAYGADGGATREQIVEAAKAAHVDRFVRTLPDGYDTVIDDEGTGVSAGEKQLITIARAFLAEPSILVLDEATSSVDTRTEVLIQRAMARLRSGRTSFVIAHRLSTIRDADVILVMENGSIVEQGSHDDLIAVGGAYARLYQAQFAEAVAEVD, from the coding sequence ATGGGCGGCCAGGGCGCCGAGAAGTCGATGGACTTCAAGGGCTCCGGCAAGCGCCTGCTGAACCTGCTGCGCCCCGAGCGCGCGGCCATCGTCGGCGTGCTGGGGCTCGGCGTGCTGAGCATCGGCTGCGCCGTGGTCGGCCCCAAGGTGCTCGGCAACGCGACCGACCTGATCTTCGCCGGCGTGGTCGGCCGACAGGCCCCGGCCGGCGAGACCAAGGCCCAGGTCCTCGACGGCCTGCGCGCGAACGGCCAGGGCGGCGTCGCCGACATGCTCAACTCGGTCGACTTCACCCCCGGCCAGGGCATGGACTTCGGTGCCATCGGCACCGTGCTGCTCTGGGTGCTGGCGATCTACGTGGCCTCCGCCCTGTTCGGCATCGTGCAGGGCCGGATCGCGGCCAACGCCATCCAGCGCACGGTCTTCCGGATGCGCGAGTCGGTGGACGCCAAGCTCTCCCGGCTGCCGCTGAGCTACTTCGACAAGCAGCCGCGCGGCGAGGTGCTCAGCCGGGTCACCAACGACATCGACAACATCGCCCAGTCGATGCAGCAGACCACCGGCCAGGTGGTGAACTCGACCCTCACCGTCGTGGGCGTGCTGGCCATGATGTTCTGGATCTCGCCGCTGCTGGCCCTGATCGCGCTGATCTCCGTCCCGGCCTCGATCGTCGTGGCGACCAAGGTCGGCAAGCGGGCGCAGCCGCAGTTCGTCTCGCAGTGGAAGACCACCGGCCAGCTGAACGGCCACATCGAGGAGATGTACACCGGCCACGCGCTGGTGAAGGTCTTCGGCCGGCAGAAGGAGTCCGCCGAGACCTTCCGCGAGCACAACGAGGCGCTGTACGCGTCGAGCTTCCGGGCCCAGTTCATCTCCGGGATCATCCAGCCGGCGATGATGCTGATCGGCAACCTGAACTACGTGCTGGTGGCCGTGGTCGGCGGCCTGCGGGTGGCGAGCGGCGCGCTGTCCATCGGTGACGTGCAGGCGTTCATCCAGTACTCCCGGCAGTTCAGCCAGCCGCTCACCCAGGTCGCCAGCATGGCCAACCTGGTGCAGTCCGGCGTCGCCTCGGCGGAGCGGGTCTTCGAGCTGCTGGACGCCCCCGAGCAGTCCGCCGAGCCCGTCAGGCCCGAGCGCCCGGCCGAGCTGCGCGGGCGGGTCGCCTTCGAGGACGTGGCCTTCCGCTACGACCCGGAGAAGCCGCTCATCGAGGACCTCTCGCTGAAGGTCGAGCCCGGCCACACGGTGGCCATCGTCGGCCCGACCGGCGCCGGCAAGACCACCCTGGTGAACCTGCTCATGCGGTTCTACGAGGTCAGCGGCGGCACGATCACCCTGGACGGGGTGGACATCGCCGCGATGACCCGCGAGGAGCTGCGGGCCGGCATCGGCATGGTGCTCCAGGACACCTGGCTGTTCGGCGGCACCATCGCGGAGAACATCGCGTACGGCGCCGACGGCGGCGCCACCCGCGAGCAGATCGTCGAGGCGGCGAAGGCCGCGCACGTCGACCGCTTCGTCCGCACCCTGCCGGACGGCTACGACACCGTCATCGACGACGAGGGCACCGGCGTCAGCGCCGGCGAGAAGCAGCTGATCACCATCGCCCGGGCCTTCCTGGCCGAGCCGAGCATCCTCGTCCTGGACGAGGCGACCAGCTCCGTCGACACCCGCACCGAGGTGCTGATCCAGCGGGCCATGGCCCGCCTGCGCAGCGGCCGGACCAGCTTCGTGATCGCCCACCGCCTCTCCACCATCCGGGACGCCGACGTGATCCTGGTGATGGAGAACGGCTCGATCGTCGAGCAGGGCTCGCACGACGACCTGATCGCCGTCGGCGGCGCCTACGCCCGCCTGTACCAGGCGCAGTTCGCCGAGGCGGTGGCCGAGGTCGACTGA
- the lepA gene encoding translation elongation factor 4 → MPATPSNVPQPSRTDPALIRNFCIIAHIDHGKSTLADRMLQITGVVDPRQMRAQYLDRMDIERERGITIKSQAVRLPWAPTVGEGAGKTHILNMIDTPGHVDFTYEVSRSLAACEGTILVVDAAQGIEAQTLANLYLALENNLTIVPVLNKIDLPAAQPEKYAAEIAHIIGCEPEDVLKVSAKSGLGVPELLDHLVEKIPAPVGVKNAPARAMIFDSVYDTYRGVVTYVRVVDGELTKRERIEMMSTGATHELLEIGVISPEPKVADGLGVGEVGYIITGVKDVRQSKVGDTITSMHKGATEPLGGYKEPRPMVFSGLYPLDGSDYPLLRDALDKLQLNDAALVYEPETSVALGFGYRCGFLGLLHLEIVRERLEREFNLDLISTAPNVVYRVVMEDGTEHTVTNPSEFPTGKISEVHEPVVRGSILVPNEFVGAVMELCQSRRGNMQGMDYLSEDRVELRYTLPLAEIVFDFFDILKSKTRGYGSFDYEPIGEQTADLVKVDILLHGDAVDAFSAIVHKDKAYNYGIMMAGKLQKLIPRQQFEVPIQAAIGSRVIARETVRAIRKDVLAKCYGGDISRKRKLLEKQKEGKKRMKMVGRVEVPQEAFIAALSTDADAPKEKK, encoded by the coding sequence GTGCCCGCGACCCCCAGCAATGTGCCACAGCCCAGCCGTACCGACCCGGCGCTGATCCGCAACTTCTGCATCATCGCCCACATCGACCACGGCAAGTCGACCCTCGCCGACCGGATGCTGCAGATCACCGGCGTCGTCGACCCCCGGCAGATGCGTGCCCAGTACCTCGACCGCATGGACATCGAGCGCGAGCGCGGTATCACCATCAAGTCGCAGGCGGTCCGCCTCCCCTGGGCGCCGACGGTCGGGGAGGGTGCGGGGAAGACCCACATCCTCAACATGATCGACACCCCGGGCCACGTCGACTTCACCTACGAGGTGTCCCGTTCGCTCGCCGCCTGCGAGGGCACCATCCTCGTGGTGGACGCCGCCCAGGGCATCGAGGCGCAGACCCTCGCCAACCTGTACCTGGCGCTGGAGAACAACCTCACCATCGTCCCGGTGCTGAACAAGATCGACCTGCCGGCCGCCCAGCCGGAGAAGTACGCCGCCGAGATCGCGCACATCATCGGCTGCGAGCCGGAGGACGTCCTCAAGGTCAGCGCCAAGAGCGGCCTCGGCGTGCCGGAGCTGCTCGACCACCTGGTCGAGAAGATCCCGGCCCCGGTCGGCGTCAAGAACGCCCCGGCCCGCGCGATGATCTTCGACTCGGTCTACGACACCTACCGCGGCGTGGTCACCTACGTCCGGGTGGTCGACGGCGAGCTCACGAAGCGCGAGCGGATCGAGATGATGTCCACCGGCGCGACCCACGAGCTGCTGGAGATCGGCGTCATCTCGCCCGAGCCCAAGGTCGCCGACGGCCTCGGGGTCGGCGAGGTGGGCTACATCATCACCGGTGTGAAGGACGTCCGGCAGTCCAAGGTCGGCGACACCATCACCTCGATGCACAAGGGCGCGACGGAGCCGCTGGGCGGCTACAAGGAGCCCCGCCCGATGGTGTTCTCCGGTCTCTACCCGCTGGACGGCAGCGACTACCCGCTGCTGCGCGACGCCCTCGACAAGCTCCAGCTCAACGACGCCGCCCTGGTGTACGAGCCGGAGACCTCGGTCGCGCTGGGCTTCGGCTACCGCTGCGGCTTCCTCGGCCTGCTGCACCTGGAGATCGTCCGGGAGCGGCTGGAGCGTGAGTTCAACCTCGACCTGATCTCCACCGCCCCGAACGTGGTCTACCGGGTGGTGATGGAGGACGGCACCGAGCACACCGTCACCAACCCGAGCGAGTTCCCGACCGGCAAGATCTCCGAGGTGCACGAGCCGGTGGTCCGCGGGTCCATCCTGGTGCCGAACGAGTTCGTCGGTGCCGTCATGGAGCTCTGCCAGAGCCGTCGCGGCAACATGCAGGGCATGGACTACCTGTCCGAGGACCGGGTGGAGCTGCGCTACACGCTCCCGCTCGCCGAGATCGTCTTCGACTTCTTCGACATCCTGAAGTCCAAGACCCGCGGCTACGGCTCCTTCGACTACGAGCCGATCGGCGAGCAGACGGCCGACCTGGTCAAGGTCGACATCCTGCTGCACGGCGACGCGGTCGACGCGTTCTCCGCGATCGTGCACAAGGACAAGGCCTACAACTACGGCATCATGATGGCCGGCAAGCTGCAGAAGCTGATCCCGCGCCAGCAGTTCGAGGTGCCGATCCAGGCCGCCATCGGCTCGCGGGTGATCGCCCGTGAGACCGTCCGCGCGATCCGCAAGGACGTCCTCGCCAAGTGCTACGGCGGTGACATCTCGCGCAAGCGCAAGCTGCTGGAGAAGCAGAAGGAGGGCAAGAAGCGGATGAAGATGGTCGGCCGCGTGGAGGTCCCGCAGGAGGCCTTCATCGCCGCGCTGTCCACCGACGCGGACGCCCCGAAGGAGAAGAAGTAG
- a CDS encoding antibiotic biosynthesis monooxygenase family protein — MILESALLDVVSGREEDFLAAFTEAKPLIAVQPGFRSLQLRRCLDEGRGSRFLLQVEWETLADHTEGFRRSAEYGRWRALLHPYYSPFPEVEHYGEPVLTA; from the coding sequence ATGATCTTGGAAAGCGCACTGCTCGACGTAGTGTCCGGCCGCGAGGAGGACTTCCTCGCGGCGTTCACCGAGGCCAAGCCGCTGATCGCGGTCCAGCCGGGATTCCGCTCGCTGCAGCTGCGCCGCTGCCTCGACGAGGGCCGCGGCTCGCGCTTCCTGCTCCAGGTGGAGTGGGAGACCCTGGCCGACCACACCGAGGGCTTCCGCCGCTCCGCCGAGTACGGGCGCTGGCGCGCCCTGCTGCACCCCTACTACTCGCCGTTCCCCGAGGTCGAGCACTACGGGGAGCCCGTGCTCACCGCGTAG
- the rpsT gene encoding 30S ribosomal protein S20: protein MANIKSQIKRNKTNEKARLRNKAVKSSLKTALRKAREAAAAGETEKATVLAREASKALDKAVSKGVIHANQAANKKSAITKRVNATVQA, encoded by the coding sequence GTGGCGAACATCAAGTCCCAGATCAAGCGCAACAAGACCAACGAGAAGGCGCGCCTGCGCAACAAGGCCGTCAAGTCCTCGCTCAAGACCGCCCTGCGCAAGGCCCGCGAGGCCGCTGCTGCCGGCGAGACCGAGAAGGCCACCGTGCTGGCCCGCGAGGCCTCCAAGGCCCTCGACAAGGCCGTCAGCAAGGGCGTCATCCACGCCAACCAGGCCGCCAACAAGAAGTCGGCCATCACCAAGCGCGTCAACGCGACCGTCCAGGCCTGA